One region of Fusobacterium periodonticum 1_1_41FAA genomic DNA includes:
- a CDS encoding ATP-binding protein, which translates to MIKETDGDSYEKLRSLNQNLTFNYTEQIFKENNLVFGLSQKKTLGLVGEDDLYTNLALLLSEQCNHTLKVAVFEGIEKNIFKDRKEFKGSLLKQVTEAFEFINLVNKTEATFEGLIRKDERDYPVEAIREALLNAVIHREYSFSGSTLVNIYEDRIEFVSLGGIVYGLSLDSIMLGVSQSRNEKLANIFYRLHLIEAYGTGIRKIFTNYERYNIKPTIKAEVGAFQVVLPNIHYKKIEEKLLVDNSLNKNIEKNITKIKPLYMDILNFVTDKNGATRKEIEEYINLSQTRVITLLKEMLELNLIRKEKDKIDRRSYKYYKK; encoded by the coding sequence ATGATAAAAGAAACAGATGGAGATAGTTATGAGAAACTTCGTTCTTTAAATCAAAATTTGACATTTAACTACACTGAACAAATTTTTAAGGAAAATAATTTGGTATTTGGTTTAAGTCAAAAAAAGACATTAGGTTTAGTAGGAGAAGATGATTTATATACAAATCTTGCTTTACTTCTATCTGAGCAGTGCAATCATACTTTAAAAGTGGCAGTATTTGAAGGGATAGAGAAAAATATATTTAAAGATAGAAAAGAATTTAAAGGTTCATTATTAAAGCAAGTGACAGAAGCTTTTGAATTTATCAATCTTGTAAATAAAACTGAAGCAACTTTTGAAGGTTTAATTAGAAAAGATGAAAGAGATTATCCAGTAGAAGCTATAAGAGAAGCCTTATTAAATGCAGTTATTCATAGAGAATATTCATTTAGTGGTAGTACTCTTGTAAATATATATGAAGATAGAATAGAGTTTGTTTCATTAGGTGGGATAGTCTATGGCTTGTCGTTAGATTCAATTATGCTAGGAGTATCACAATCAAGAAATGAAAAATTAGCCAATATATTTTACAGATTACATCTAATTGAAGCTTATGGAACAGGAATAAGAAAGATATTTACTAATTATGAAAGATACAATATTAAACCAACAATCAAAGCAGAAGTTGGAGCATTTCAAGTTGTTCTTCCAAATATACATTATAAAAAGATAGAGGAAAAACTATTAGTAGATAATTCTCTTAATAAAAATATTGAAAAAAATATTACTAAAATAAAGCCTTTATATATGGATATTTTAAACTTTGTTACTGATAAAAATGGAGCAACAAGAAAAGAAATAGAAGAATATATAAATTTAAGTCAAACAAGAGTTATAACCCTTTTAAAAGAAATGTTAGAATTAAATTTAATAAGAAAAGAAAAGGATAAAATAGATAGAAGAAGTTATAAATATTATAAAAAATAA
- a CDS encoding YlmH/Sll1252 family protein, whose protein sequence is MKNIDKTNNNLEKIENCIDLAEKTDMIVYSKQFFPISQLNKLKHHELNFSFKGLNEDCEKKLLAVYPKDFTEENLFFPVKYFKIEKKSKFIDLEHKHYLGNILALGLKRESLGDLIVKNGHCYGIILENMFDFLKENLLRVNSSPVEIIEIDESEVPQNEYQELNITLASLRLDSLVAELTNLSRTLGTNYIDLGNVQLNYEVEREKSTKIAVGDTIIIKKYGKFKIVEENGLTKKEKIKLIIRKYI, encoded by the coding sequence ATGAAAAATATAGATAAAACAAATAATAATTTAGAAAAAATTGAAAATTGTATTGATTTAGCAGAAAAAACTGATATGATAGTATATAGTAAACAATTTTTTCCAATATCTCAACTTAATAAGTTGAAACATCATGAACTAAATTTCTCTTTTAAGGGTCTAAATGAAGACTGTGAAAAAAAATTATTGGCAGTCTATCCAAAAGATTTTACAGAAGAAAATTTGTTTTTTCCTGTGAAATACTTTAAAATAGAAAAGAAATCTAAATTTATTGACTTAGAGCACAAGCATTATTTAGGTAATATCTTAGCTTTAGGTTTAAAAAGAGAAAGTTTAGGAGATTTAATTGTTAAAAATGGTCATTGTTATGGTATTATATTAGAGAATATGTTTGATTTTTTAAAAGAGAATCTTTTGAGAGTAAATTCTTCACCTGTTGAAATTATAGAAATAGATGAAAGTGAAGTACCTCAAAATGAATATCAAGAATTAAATATAACTCTAGCATCTTTAAGATTGGATAGTTTGGTTGCAGAACTAACTAATCTATCTAGAACTTTAGGTACAAACTACATAGATTTAGGAAATGTACAATTAAATTATGAGGTAGAAAGAGAAAAAAGTACTAAGATAGCTGTGGGAGATACTATAATAATTAAAAAGTATGGAAAATTTAAAATTGTGGAAGAAAATGGCTTAACTAAAAAAGAAAAAATCAAATTAATAATTAGAAAATATATATAG
- a CDS encoding histidine triad nucleotide-binding protein: protein MATLFTKIINREIPADIVYEDDDVIAFKDIAPVAPIHVLVVPKKEIPTINDISDEDALLIGKVYRVIGKLAKEFGIDKDGYRVVSNCNEHGGQTVFHIHFHLIGGNQLGTMV from the coding sequence ATGGCAACATTATTTACAAAGATTATAAATAGAGAAATTCCAGCCGATATAGTGTATGAAGATGATGATGTAATTGCTTTTAAAGATATAGCACCAGTTGCACCTATTCATGTACTTGTTGTGCCTAAAAAAGAAATTCCAACTATCAATGATATAAGTGATGAAGATGCTTTACTAATTGGAAAAGTATATAGAGTAATAGGAAAGTTAGCAAAAGAATTTGGAATTGACAAAGATGGTTATAGAGTTGTTTCTAACTGTAATGAACATGGAGGACAAACAGTATTTCATATCCATTTCCATTTGATAGGTGGAAATCAATTAGGAACTATGGTTTAG
- a CDS encoding peptidylprolyl isomerase, giving the protein MKIGENKVVALDYKVYDADTKELLEDTAELGPYYYIQGMGLFLPKIEAALDSRSKGYKTTIEIPMEEAYGDYDEELVEELTKADFADFEDIYEGMEFVVELEDGSEMVAVITEIDGDKVYTDSNHPFSGRNLLFEVEVADVREATDEELDHGHVHEYENEE; this is encoded by the coding sequence GTGAAAACAAAGTTGTAGCATTGGATTATAAAGTGTATGATGCAGATACAAAGGAATTATTAGAAGATACAGCTGAATTAGGTCCTTATTATTATATTCAAGGTATGGGCTTATTTCTACCAAAAATAGAGGCAGCATTAGATAGCAGATCAAAAGGATACAAAACAACAATTGAAATACCTATGGAAGAAGCTTATGGAGACTATGATGAAGAATTAGTTGAAGAGTTAACAAAGGCTGATTTCGCAGATTTTGAAGATATCTATGAAGGAATGGAATTCGTAGTAGAACTAGAAGATGGAAGTGAAATGGTAGCTGTTATAACAGAAATTGATGGAGATAAAGTTTATACAGATTCTAACCATCCATTCTCTGGAAGAAACTTACTATTTGAAGTAGAAGTTGCTGATGTAAGAGAAGCTACTGATGAAGAATTAGATCATGGGCATGTTCATGAATACGAAAATGAGGAGTAA
- a CDS encoding nitronate monooxygenase, translating into MKNNKICELLGIKYPIFQGAMAWVSGGELAGAVSRDGGLGIIAGGGMEPELLRQHIKKAKEITSNPFGVNLMLLRPDVEQQMNVCIEEGVKVITTGAGNPGAFMEKLKAANIKVIPVIPTVKLAERMEKIGADAVIVEGMESGGHVGTLTTMALLPQIVNAVSIPVIAAGGIASGKQFLAALAMGADAIQCGTIFLTAKECIIHQNYKDIILKAKDRSTVVTGTSTGHPVRVIDNKLAKEMIELERSGAPKEEIEKLGTGSLRLAVVEGDTERGSFMSGQVAAMVNDEKTTKEILEYLMNDLKLEVEQLRRRLENWNI; encoded by the coding sequence ATGAAAAATAATAAAATATGTGAATTATTAGGGATTAAATATCCAATATTTCAAGGAGCTATGGCTTGGGTATCAGGTGGAGAATTAGCAGGAGCTGTTTCAAGAGATGGAGGTCTTGGAATAATTGCTGGTGGAGGAATGGAACCAGAACTTTTAAGACAACATATAAAGAAAGCTAAAGAAATAACTTCTAATCCATTTGGTGTTAACTTAATGCTTTTACGTCCAGATGTAGAGCAACAAATGAATGTTTGTATTGAAGAAGGAGTAAAAGTTATCACAACAGGTGCAGGAAACCCTGGAGCTTTTATGGAAAAATTAAAAGCTGCTAATATAAAAGTTATACCTGTTATACCTACAGTTAAATTAGCAGAAAGAATGGAAAAAATAGGAGCAGATGCTGTTATAGTTGAAGGAATGGAAAGTGGAGGACATGTTGGAACTCTTACAACTATGGCTTTACTTCCTCAAATAGTTAATGCAGTATCTATACCAGTTATAGCTGCTGGAGGTATAGCTAGTGGAAAACAATTCTTAGCTGCACTTGCTATGGGAGCAGATGCTATTCAATGTGGAACTATATTCTTAACAGCAAAAGAATGTATAATTCATCAAAACTATAAAGATATAATCTTAAAAGCTAAAGATAGATCAACTGTGGTTACAGGAACTTCAACAGGGCACCCTGTAAGAGTTATTGATAATAAATTAGCAAAAGAAATGATAGAACTTGAAAGAAGTGGAGCTCCTAAAGAAGAAATTGAAAAATTAGGAACTGGAAGTTTAAGATTAGCTGTTGTTGAAGGGGATACTGAAAGAGGAAGCTTCATGTCAGGACAAGTTGCAGCTATGGTAAACGATGAAAAAACAACAAAAGAAATTTTAGAATACTTAATGAATGATTTAAAACTTGAAGTAGAACAATTAAGAAGAAGACTAGAAAACTGGAATATCTAA
- the der gene encoding ribosome biogenesis GTPase Der, with protein sequence MKPIIAIVGRPNVGKSTLFNNLIGDKIAIVDDLPGVTRDRLYRDTEWSGSEFVIVDTGGLEPRNNDFLMTKIKEQAEVAMNEADVILFVVDGKAGLNPLDDEIAYILRKKNKPVILCVNKIDNYFEQQDDIYDFYGLGFEYLVPISGEHKVNLGDMLDIVVEIIGRMDFPEEDEDVLKLAVIGKPNAGKSSLVNKLSGSERTIVSDIAGTTRDAIDTLIEYKDNKYMIIDTAGIRRKSKVEESLEYYSVLRALKSIKRADVCILMLDAKEGLTEQDKRIAGIAAEELKPIIVVMNKWDLVENKNNVTMKKMKEELYAELPFLSYAPIEFISALTGQRTTNLLEISDRIYEEYTKRISTGLLNTVLKDAILMNNPPTRKGRLIKINYATQVSVAPPKFVLFCNYPELIHFSYARYIENKFREAFGFDGSPIMISFEAKSKDL encoded by the coding sequence ATGAAGCCAATAATTGCAATAGTAGGAAGACCCAATGTTGGAAAATCTACTCTTTTCAATAATTTAATTGGAGATAAGATAGCTATAGTGGACGACCTACCTGGAGTAACAAGAGATAGATTATATAGAGATACAGAGTGGAGTGGTTCAGAATTTGTAATAGTGGATACAGGAGGACTAGAACCAAGAAACAACGATTTCTTAATGACTAAAATAAAAGAACAAGCAGAAGTTGCTATGAATGAAGCAGATGTTATTTTGTTTGTTGTGGATGGAAAAGCAGGACTTAATCCTTTGGATGATGAGATAGCATATATATTAAGAAAGAAAAATAAACCTGTTATCTTGTGTGTAAATAAAATAGATAATTATTTTGAACAACAAGATGATATTTACGATTTCTATGGATTAGGTTTTGAATATCTTGTTCCTATATCAGGAGAACATAAAGTAAACTTAGGGGATATGCTAGATATAGTTGTTGAAATTATAGGAAGAATGGATTTCCCTGAAGAAGATGAAGATGTTTTAAAACTAGCTGTTATAGGAAAACCTAATGCTGGAAAATCTTCATTGGTTAATAAACTTTCAGGTTCAGAAAGAACAATAGTAAGTGATATTGCAGGAACAACAAGAGATGCTATAGATACTTTAATTGAATACAAAGACAATAAATATATGATAATAGATACAGCTGGTATAAGAAGAAAATCTAAGGTTGAAGAAAGCTTAGAATACTATTCTGTGTTAAGAGCATTAAAAAGTATAAAAAGAGCAGATGTATGTATCTTAATGTTGGATGCTAAAGAAGGTCTAACAGAACAAGACAAGAGAATAGCAGGAATAGCTGCTGAAGAATTGAAACCTATAATAGTTGTAATGAACAAGTGGGATTTGGTAGAAAATAAAAATAATGTAACTATGAAAAAAATGAAAGAAGAATTGTATGCTGAGCTACCATTCTTATCTTATGCTCCTATAGAGTTTATTTCAGCTCTAACAGGACAAAGAACTACAAATCTTCTTGAAATATCTGATAGAATCTATGAAGAATATACAAAGAGAATTTCAACAGGACTTTTAAATACTGTATTAAAAGATGCTATCCTAATGAATAATCCACCAACAAGAAAGGGTAGATTGATTAAAATCAATTATGCAACTCAAGTTTCTGTTGCACCACCAAAATTTGTTTTATTCTGTAATTACCCAGAACTTATACATTTCTCTTATGCAAGATATATAGAAAATAAATTTAGAGAAGCATTTGGTTTTGATGGAAGTCCAATTATGATAAGCTTTGAAGCTAAAAGCAAAGATTTATAA